Proteins from one Anastrepha obliqua isolate idAnaObli1 chromosome 2, idAnaObli1_1.0, whole genome shotgun sequence genomic window:
- the LOC129238386 gene encoding E3 SUMO-protein ligase ZBED1-like encodes MSSAAKTPRSCWRKYFTIRKENATAKCKYCPKELKTCNNTTNLKQHMERKHSDVLQADENSHEVDVQDTTNLRHNDSLVHSPLTDTEASSLTPKRARSTIGAAFSRISAYASDGEKNKQITNSIAEMICRDSLPYNMVEGTGFKKLMKTIVPLYKVPCRKTITDLIDTKYDEKKTLIKQKLRSVKNVYLTIDEWKDMQLRSFLGVTVHFIENFEMKSVNIACEPLHDNHTGEYLSEMVLNVCEDWGLSHDKIVSVTTDNGANMVKAIEITFGRAKHIRCLAHTLNLVVENSVSSSDVKLFLDKVRKIVTWFHQSGVGAEELRQMQMQESVVEGKLKHLVGDVSTRWNSQLFMIERFVLMSSTIGSILINHPNAPQMLQANEIVVLKEIGKVLKPFHNVTEEMSAEKYVTASKAIPIIKCLRTLLDAIPITSDLANQFKYSLQTELKKRFENIQKVHLFSVATFLDPRFKKIHLDEPLSLSKTINYTNRCLSLNTRNDDTILVTDFESSVSSQVASDDQDIWQYGAFDGGGGGGAATVRRRNGNHRLWKKVIT; translated from the exons ATGTCTTCCGCTGCTAAAACACCCAGAAGCTGCTGGCGCAAGTATTTTACAATAAGGAAGGAAAATGCAACCGCAAAATGTAAATACTGCCCAAAAGAGTTAAAAACATGCAATAACACTACAAACTTGAAACAGCACATGGAAAGAAAACATTCTGATGTCTTACAAGCTGACGAG AATTCACATGAAGTTGATGTCCAGGATACTACCAATTTGAGGCATAATGATTCATTGGTGCATTCGCCATTGACAGACACTGAGGCTTCGTCGTTAACTCCAAAACGGGCTAGATCAACTATCGGAGCGGCTTTTTCAAGAATTTCAGCATATGCCTCAgatggagaaaaaaataaacaaataacaaacagCATCGCAGAAATGATATGCCGGGACAGTCTTCCTTACAATATGGTGGAAGGAACAGGATTCAAAAAGCTAATGAAAACTATCGTTCCTTTGTACAAGGTTCCATGTCGTAAAACTATCACAGATCTCATTGATACTAAATATGACGAAAAAAAGAcccttattaaacaaaaattacggTCTGTTAAAAACGTCTATCTTACAATAGATGAATGGAAGGATATGCAGTTAAGAAGTTTTTTAGGCGTGACTGTTcactttatagaaaattttgaaatgaaatcggTGAATATCGCATGTGAACCGCTTCATGACAATCATACAGGCGAATATTTATCGGAGATGGTTCTTAATGTTTGTGAAGATTGGGGTTTGTCGCATGACAAAATTGTGAGTGTTACTACAGACAATGGCGCTAACATGGTTAAAGCTATTGAGATTACTTTCGGCAGAGCAAAACATATTCGATGCCTAGCACATACGTTGAATCTAGTAGTTGAAAATTCTGTGAGTTCCTCTgatgttaaactttttttggatAAAGTACGAAAAATCGTAACTTGGTTCCACCAAAGTGGTGTAGGCGCTGAAGAATTGCGACAGATGCAAATGCAGGAAAGCGTTGTTGAAGGAAAATTGAAGCATTTGGTCGGAGATGTGTCTACAAGATGGAACTCACAATTATTTATGATTGAACGTTTTGTGTTAATGAGCAGCACAATTGGATCTATTTTAATAAACCATCCGAATGCACCCCAAATGCTTCAAGCAAACGAAATCGTTGTGCTCAAAGAAATTGGAAAAGTTTTAAAGCCTTTTCACAATGTTACCGAAGAAATGAGCGCTGAAAAATATGTGACAGCTAGTAAAGCTATACCTATTATCAAGTGCTTGAGAACTTTGTTAGACGCTATACCGATAACCAGTGATTTGGCCaatcaattcaaatattcattgcaaacagaactaaaaaaaagatttgaaaacATACAGAAAGTTCACCTTTTCTCAGTCGCAACGTTTTTGGATCCtagattcaaaaaaattcatttagatGAGCCATTATCTTtgtcaaaaacaattaattatacCAACCGATGCCTAAGTTTAAATACTAGGAATGATGATACTATACTGGTGACCGATTTTGAATCATCTGTTTCATCACAAGTTGCCAGTGACGATCAAGATATATGGCAG